Proteins encoded in a region of the Oncorhynchus gorbuscha isolate QuinsamMale2020 ecotype Even-year linkage group LG16, OgorEven_v1.0, whole genome shotgun sequence genome:
- the LOC123999585 gene encoding growth arrest-specific protein 7-like, whose protein sequence is MKPAATSPAPGDESKSVPLPQGWRGYKSPEGCRYYVNTGSKGVLPETTWERPSATYGTPVRPPAQRNSLPEVNGTRYTTGRAMHPTDPPGVPLRRTTMDKQSCFEQL, encoded by the exons AAGCCAGCGGCCACCAGCCCTGCACCGGGGGATGAGAGTAAGAGTGTCCCTCTTCCCCAAGGCTGGAGAGGTTACAAGTCACCCGAGGGATGCAGGTACTATGTCAACACCGGCAGCAAAG GTGTTCTTCCAGAAACAACATGGGAACGGCCCTCTGCTACTTATGGAACCCCAGTGAGACCACCGGCACAAAGAAACTCCTTACCAGAAG TCAATGGAACACGTTACACCACAGGAAGAGCTATGCATCCCACGGACCCCCCTGGCGTGCCCCTACGGAGAACCACTATGGACAAACAG TCCTGCTTTGAGCAGCTATGA